The Limnochorda sp. LNt genome includes a region encoding these proteins:
- a CDS encoding ABC transporter permease — MSKVEVLRELRSSLAFVERNFNLARRYLGWELVFLVYTIVNSVSIGLIGVGAPGIQADPRLVLYLLTGALLWSFLSVVFSEVGQAVQWERWEGTIEYTFMAPIHLLTYLGGNCLWAIAYASLRTAILLAAVAAFFRLDLAGANLGGAGLVLAVAGLSFIGLGLMASVLPLLSTEKGAQATNIFQAALLLVSGVYYDVSALPGWLRPLAYVSPGTYTLQATRAALIDGAPTGALMGDVAILLGMAALFIPVGFWVFRAGARYAMRHGKLKRSG, encoded by the coding sequence GTGAGCAAGGTCGAGGTGCTCCGGGAGCTGCGCTCCTCGCTGGCCTTCGTGGAGCGCAACTTCAACCTCGCCCGGCGATACCTGGGCTGGGAGCTGGTCTTCCTCGTCTACACCATCGTCAACAGCGTCAGCATCGGGCTCATCGGAGTCGGCGCCCCCGGCATCCAGGCCGACCCGCGGCTGGTGCTCTACCTGTTGACCGGCGCGCTGTTGTGGAGCTTCCTGTCCGTCGTCTTCAGCGAGGTGGGCCAGGCCGTCCAGTGGGAGCGATGGGAGGGCACCATCGAGTACACCTTCATGGCACCCATCCACCTGCTCACCTACCTGGGCGGCAACTGCCTGTGGGCCATCGCCTACGCCTCGCTGCGCACGGCCATCCTGCTGGCCGCGGTGGCGGCCTTCTTCCGGCTCGACCTGGCGGGAGCCAACCTGGGTGGCGCGGGCCTCGTGCTGGCCGTGGCCGGCCTCTCCTTCATCGGGCTGGGGCTGATGGCCTCCGTGCTGCCCCTGCTCTCCACCGAGAAGGGAGCCCAGGCCACCAACATCTTCCAGGCCGCGCTCCTGCTGGTGTCGGGTGTCTACTACGACGTCTCGGCGCTGCCGGGGTGGCTCCGGCCTCTGGCCTACGTCAGCCCGGGCACGTACACGCTGCAGGCGACGCGGGCGGCTCTCATCGACGGCGCCCCGACGGGGGCCCTGATGGGAGACGTGGCCATTCTGCTGGGCATGGCGGCCCTCTTCATCCCGGTGGGCTTCTGGGTCTTCCGGGCGGGAGCCCGCTACGCCATGCGGCACGGCAAGCTGAAGCGCAGCGGCTGA
- a CDS encoding 4-hydroxy-3-methylbut-2-enyl diphosphate reductase yields MEVVPISPRGYCYGVVDALQLATAVARDPATPRPIFVLGLLVHNHHAVAQLESLGIRSLDGPDRLTLLEQVPPGSTVIFTAHGVSPAVKAAARARGLHCVDATCPDVTRTHDLVRDLAARGYLIVYVGKRGHPEPEGVLGEAPDRVVLVETPDEAERIELPRDVPLAVTTQTTLSQWDTQEVIDRIKARYPRAEVYNEICLATQLRQQAAVQAAASVDLVIVVGDRRSNNSGRLVQVVRERAGKPAYLVEDVRQIRPEWLRGARRVGVTAGSSTPSPITREVIRWLEAFEPDRDGGLQ; encoded by the coding sequence GTGGAGGTCGTCCCCATCTCCCCGCGAGGCTACTGCTACGGCGTCGTCGACGCCCTCCAGCTGGCCACGGCCGTCGCCCGGGACCCGGCGACGCCCCGGCCCATCTTCGTGCTCGGGCTCCTGGTGCACAACCATCACGCCGTGGCGCAGCTGGAGAGCCTGGGCATCCGGTCGCTGGACGGACCCGACCGCCTGACGCTGCTGGAGCAGGTGCCACCGGGCTCCACCGTCATCTTCACCGCCCACGGGGTCTCCCCCGCGGTCAAGGCGGCGGCCAGGGCCCGGGGGCTGCACTGCGTCGACGCGACCTGCCCGGACGTGACCAGGACCCACGACCTGGTGCGGGATCTCGCGGCTCGCGGATATCTCATCGTCTACGTCGGCAAGCGCGGCCACCCGGAGCCGGAGGGCGTCCTGGGCGAGGCACCGGACCGGGTGGTGCTGGTGGAGACGCCCGACGAGGCGGAGCGCATCGAGCTCCCCCGCGACGTCCCCCTGGCCGTCACCACCCAGACCACCCTGTCGCAGTGGGACACCCAGGAGGTCATCGATCGCATCAAGGCTCGCTATCCCCGCGCGGAGGTCTACAACGAGATCTGCCTGGCCACCCAGTTGCGCCAGCAGGCGGCCGTGCAGGCGGCCGCCAGCGTCGACCTGGTCATCGTGGTGGGAGACCGGCGCTCCAACAACTCCGGCCGCCTCGTGCAGGTGGTCCGGGAGCGAGCGGGCAAGCCGGCCTACCTGGTGGAGGACGTGCGCCAGATCCGCCCGGAGTGGTTGAGGGGCGCCCGGCGGGTCGGCGTGACGGCCGGATCGTCGACTCCCAGTCCCATCACCCGCGAGGTCATCCGGTGGCTCGAGGCCTTCGAGCCGGACCGAGACGGCGGGTTACAATAG
- a CDS encoding GNAT family N-acetyltransferase, whose protein sequence is MVTDEHSSPRTHDLDDGPDAARLLADLWRQACPDEPIEAWVLQEKILADPDRDPRLWLTATHGGRLVGAATGVVRTQGPEGPTGFVQFLAVAPGYRRRGVASRLLDELEQRLARRGARRIRAFGGAPSYLWPGVDVRYTGALCLFERRGYRLEGYDFNMEVDLTRPLPVDPPPVRQQALERSGVTVRPLRREDREALEAWLRRTWGPHWAFEGMLAMDRPEPAGFVATRDGDVVGFAVFDSTRPGWFGPMGVEPSLQGGGVGLELCVRAMEEMARRGYAQAQIAWAGPRCFYARKLGATISRVFARLSKPVEEA, encoded by the coding sequence ATGGTGACGGACGAGCACAGCAGCCCGCGCACCCACGACCTGGACGATGGCCCGGACGCCGCCCGGCTCCTGGCAGATCTGTGGCGGCAGGCCTGCCCGGACGAGCCCATCGAGGCATGGGTGCTCCAGGAGAAGATCCTGGCCGACCCCGACCGGGACCCCCGCCTGTGGCTGACGGCCACCCACGGCGGCCGGCTCGTCGGGGCGGCCACCGGGGTCGTGCGAACGCAGGGGCCCGAGGGGCCAACGGGGTTCGTGCAGTTCCTGGCGGTCGCGCCGGGTTACCGGCGCCGAGGGGTGGCGAGCCGGCTGCTGGACGAGCTGGAGCAGCGGTTGGCCCGTCGGGGGGCGCGCCGCATCCGCGCCTTCGGCGGGGCGCCCAGCTACTTGTGGCCTGGGGTCGACGTGCGCTACACCGGGGCGCTCTGCCTCTTCGAGCGCCGGGGGTACCGCCTGGAGGGGTACGACTTCAACATGGAGGTGGACCTGACGCGGCCGCTGCCGGTCGATCCGCCGCCGGTGCGCCAGCAGGCGCTGGAGCGGAGCGGCGTGACGGTGAGGCCCCTTCGCCGCGAGGACCGGGAGGCCCTCGAGGCCTGGCTGCGGCGCACCTGGGGCCCCCACTGGGCCTTCGAGGGGATGCTGGCCATGGACCGGCCCGAGCCGGCTGGCTTCGTCGCCACACGCGACGGGGATGTGGTGGGCTTCGCGGTCTTCGACAGCACCCGGCCCGGCTGGTTCGGCCCCATGGGCGTGGAGCCCTCCCTGCAGGGAGGGGGCGTGGGTCTCGAGCTCTGTGTGCGGGCCATGGAGGAGATGGCCCGGCGCGGCTACGCGCAGGCCCAGATCGCGTGGGCGGGGCCGCGGTGCTTCTACGCGCGCAAGCTGGGGGCCACCATCTCCCGGGTCTTCGCTCGCCTCTCCAAGCCGGTCGAAGAGGCTTGA
- the gabT gene encoding 4-aminobutyrate--2-oxoglutarate transaminase, with protein MPQYARMKTAIPGPRAQELLALMRRYVPDAMAPAVPTVIARARGALVEDVDGNQFIDFAGGIGVLNVGHAPPEVVQAIVEQAGRFLHTDFTVVPYEPYIRLAQRLAAKAPGSSPKKVAFFNSGAEAVENAVKLARYATGRAGIIALEGAFHGRTYMAMTLTSKAKPYKARFGPFVPEVYRVPAPYCYRCPLGLSYPQCGLACVQALERALVTMVAPEATAAVIVEPVQGEGGFVVPPPEYLQAVRELTARHEILLIADEIQSGFGRTGRFLAIEHFGVEPDIVTVGKSIAAGLPLSGVIARADLYDRLGEGVVGGTFVGNPVACAAGLAVLDQIERQDLVARAERIGAIARRRMEAMMERIPLIGDVRGLGAMVGMELVRDRRTKEPADQETSRILRRCAERGLICIKAGIYGNVIRLLVPLVVEEDQLQEGLEILEQAVLEEAGVRS; from the coding sequence GTGCCCCAGTATGCACGGATGAAAACCGCCATCCCCGGCCCCAGGGCGCAGGAGCTGCTGGCGCTGATGCGGCGCTACGTACCCGACGCGATGGCGCCGGCGGTGCCGACGGTCATCGCCCGGGCCCGCGGGGCGCTGGTCGAGGATGTGGACGGCAACCAGTTCATCGACTTCGCGGGCGGCATCGGCGTGCTCAACGTGGGCCACGCTCCGCCCGAGGTCGTCCAGGCCATCGTCGAGCAGGCGGGGCGCTTCTTGCACACCGACTTCACCGTGGTCCCCTACGAGCCCTACATCCGGCTGGCCCAGCGGCTGGCTGCCAAGGCCCCCGGCAGCAGCCCCAAGAAGGTGGCCTTCTTCAACTCCGGCGCCGAGGCGGTGGAGAACGCTGTCAAGTTGGCCCGATACGCCACCGGCCGCGCCGGGATCATCGCGCTGGAGGGCGCCTTCCACGGCCGCACCTACATGGCGATGACGCTGACCAGCAAGGCCAAGCCCTACAAGGCCCGCTTCGGGCCCTTCGTGCCCGAGGTGTACCGGGTGCCGGCTCCCTACTGCTACCGGTGCCCGCTGGGGCTGAGCTACCCGCAGTGCGGCCTGGCGTGCGTGCAGGCCCTCGAGCGCGCTCTGGTGACCATGGTCGCCCCCGAGGCGACGGCCGCGGTCATCGTCGAGCCGGTGCAGGGCGAGGGCGGCTTCGTGGTCCCGCCTCCGGAGTACCTGCAGGCCGTGCGGGAGCTGACGGCCCGCCACGAGATCCTGCTCATCGCCGACGAGATCCAGTCGGGCTTCGGTCGCACGGGGCGCTTCCTGGCCATCGAACACTTCGGGGTGGAGCCCGACATCGTCACCGTCGGCAAGTCCATCGCAGCGGGCCTCCCCCTCTCGGGCGTCATCGCGCGGGCCGACCTCTACGACCGGCTCGGGGAGGGCGTGGTGGGCGGCACCTTCGTGGGCAACCCCGTGGCCTGCGCCGCCGGCCTGGCGGTGCTGGACCAGATCGAGCGCCAGGACCTGGTGGCCAGGGCCGAGCGGATCGGGGCGATCGCCCGGCGCCGGATGGAGGCCATGATGGAGCGGATCCCCCTCATCGGCGACGTGCGGGGGTTGGGGGCCATGGTCGGCATGGAGCTGGTGCGAGACCGCCGCACCAAGGAGCCCGCGGACCAGGAGACCTCCCGCATCCTGCGGCGCTGCGCCGAGCGAGGCCTCATCTGCATCAAGGCTGGCATCTACGGCAACGTCATCCGCTTGCTGGTGCCCCTCGTCGTGGAGGAGGACCAGCTCCAGGAGGGGCTCGAGATCCTCGAGCAGGCCGTCCTCGAGGAGGCCGGGGTGCGGAGCTGA
- the tdh gene encoding L-threonine 3-dehydrogenase gives MGTGGGMAALAKLHPGPGLRLTRVEVPGVGPGQVRARVQLAGICGTDGHIYAWDRWAASRIRPPVVLGHEWMGLVDAVGPGVEGIEPGDRVTAEMHFYCGQCRACRAGQPHLCRHLRIGGVDTDGAFAQYVVVPARNVWRLDPSIPDEVAAIMDPLGNAVHTALAFPLSGATVAVTGAGPIGLAAIAVARRAGATAIFVTETSAPRRRLAALMGADRVMDPRDVDAVAVVLEATGGEGVDVLLEMSGHPDAIRQGLRMVRPGGAVAQLGLPPGEVTLELGEQVVMKGLTLKGIHGREIFRTWMQTSELLRGGLDVRPIVTHRLPLEAYEEAFELLASGQCGKIVLEIPGS, from the coding sequence ATGGGGACGGGCGGTGGGATGGCGGCCCTGGCCAAGCTCCACCCGGGGCCGGGGCTGCGACTGACACGCGTCGAGGTGCCGGGGGTGGGGCCGGGCCAGGTCAGGGCCCGGGTCCAGCTGGCCGGCATCTGTGGTACCGACGGCCATATCTACGCCTGGGACCGGTGGGCAGCCTCCCGCATCCGGCCGCCTGTCGTGCTGGGGCACGAGTGGATGGGCTTGGTCGACGCGGTAGGGCCTGGCGTCGAGGGCATCGAGCCCGGCGACCGGGTGACCGCGGAGATGCACTTCTACTGCGGCCAGTGTCGGGCGTGCCGGGCGGGCCAGCCGCACCTGTGCCGCCACCTGCGCATCGGCGGCGTCGACACCGACGGGGCCTTCGCCCAGTACGTGGTGGTGCCGGCCCGCAACGTCTGGAGGCTCGACCCCTCCATCCCCGACGAGGTCGCGGCCATCATGGATCCTCTCGGCAACGCGGTGCACACGGCGCTGGCCTTTCCCCTGTCGGGCGCCACGGTGGCCGTGACTGGCGCCGGGCCCATCGGGCTGGCTGCCATCGCCGTGGCTCGTCGGGCAGGGGCCACGGCCATCTTCGTCACCGAGACGTCGGCGCCCCGGCGGCGACTGGCCGCGCTCATGGGCGCCGACCGGGTGATGGACCCCCGCGACGTCGACGCCGTGGCGGTGGTGCTGGAGGCCACCGGGGGCGAGGGCGTCGACGTCCTGCTGGAGATGTCGGGCCACCCCGATGCCATCCGACAGGGGCTACGCATGGTGCGGCCCGGTGGGGCCGTCGCCCAGCTGGGCCTGCCCCCCGGCGAGGTGACCCTCGAGCTGGGCGAGCAGGTCGTGATGAAGGGCCTCACGCTCAAGGGCATCCACGGGCGCGAGATCTTCCGGACCTGGATGCAGACCAGCGAGCTGCTCCGAGGCGGGCTCGACGTGCGCCCCATCGTCACCCATCGCCTGCCGCTCGAGGCGTACGAGGAGGCGTTCGAGCTCCTGGCCAGCGGCCAGTGCGGCAAGATCGTGCTGGAGATCCCGGGGTCGTGA
- a CDS encoding glycine C-acetyltransferase has translation MAGPSADAALAFLEAELSDLRQRGLFRHPRVLDSPQGAVAVIDGRRVINLSSNNYLGLATHPALKEAAERAVREWGVGSGAVRPIVGTLRMHEELERRIAGFKGTEAALVFQSGFTANAGTVAAILGREDVIISDELNHASIIDGCRLSRAEIRIFPHRDVDAMRRLLEEARPKARRILVVTDGVFSMDGDIAPLPDIVRVAREFGAIVMVDDAHASGVLGTHGRGSVDHFGLHGQVEIQVGTLSKAIGVLGGYVAGSRTLIDYLIARARPYLFSTSHPPAVTAACLAAFDVLEREPERIQRLWDNTRYFKEGLRRMGYDTGISETPITPVIVGEEERALRLSDLLFEHGVFAQGIVYPTVPRGKARVRTIVTAEHSHSELDQALEAFEKAGRQLGLVGT, from the coding sequence ATGGCAGGACCGTCCGCTGACGCGGCGCTGGCGTTCTTGGAGGCGGAGCTGTCCGACCTGCGCCAGCGCGGGCTGTTTCGCCACCCGCGGGTGCTCGACAGCCCCCAGGGAGCCGTGGCGGTCATCGACGGGAGGCGGGTGATCAACCTCTCCTCCAACAACTACCTCGGCCTGGCCACCCATCCCGCCCTCAAGGAGGCAGCCGAGCGGGCCGTGCGCGAGTGGGGTGTCGGGTCGGGGGCGGTGCGGCCCATCGTCGGCACCCTGCGCATGCACGAGGAGTTGGAGCGCCGCATCGCCGGCTTCAAGGGCACCGAGGCCGCGCTGGTCTTCCAGTCGGGCTTCACCGCCAACGCGGGGACCGTGGCCGCCATCCTGGGTCGAGAGGACGTCATCATCAGCGACGAGCTCAACCATGCCAGCATCATCGACGGCTGCCGCCTCTCCCGCGCCGAGATCCGGATCTTCCCCCACCGGGACGTCGACGCCATGCGCCGCCTGCTGGAGGAGGCCCGGCCCAAGGCCCGGCGCATCCTGGTCGTCACCGACGGGGTCTTCAGCATGGATGGTGACATCGCGCCGCTGCCCGACATCGTCCGGGTGGCGCGCGAGTTCGGCGCGATCGTCATGGTGGACGACGCCCATGCCAGCGGCGTCCTGGGCACCCACGGACGGGGCAGCGTCGATCACTTCGGGCTGCACGGCCAGGTGGAGATCCAGGTGGGGACCCTCTCCAAGGCCATCGGCGTCCTGGGCGGCTACGTGGCCGGCAGCCGCACGCTCATCGACTACCTCATCGCACGGGCGCGCCCCTACCTCTTCTCCACCTCGCACCCGCCGGCGGTGACGGCCGCGTGCCTGGCCGCCTTCGACGTGCTGGAGCGGGAGCCCGAGCGCATCCAGCGCCTGTGGGACAACACCCGCTACTTCAAGGAGGGCCTGCGCCGGATGGGCTACGACACGGGCATCAGCGAGACGCCCATCACGCCGGTCATCGTCGGCGAGGAGGAGAGGGCCCTGCGCCTCTCGGACCTGCTCTTCGAGCACGGGGTCTTCGCGCAGGGCATCGTCTACCCGACCGTGCCCCGCGGCAAGGCCCGCGTGAGGACCATCGTGACGGCCGAGCACAGCCACTCCGAGCTCGACCAGGCCCTGGAGGCCTTCGAGAAGGCCGGTCGGCAGCTGGGGCTCGTGGGCACCTGA
- a CDS encoding ABC transporter ATP-binding protein has product MQQPTAVECRHVSKYFYVHDEGAAGEDDSAGSHAVAGSNGRWRGVAGRLATIIGRLRRPPRKVAAVQDLSLSVRRGEIFGIIGPNGSGKSTLVRLLSTLLLPDEGSIHVFGRDVVAEQREVRRLINRVSVEAAFFKKLSALENLSYAARLYDLPPKEARERAIDILRRMGLPRAKLDAPLEDLSRGMQQKVAIARALFTAPVLLLLDEPTTGLDPRSKREVQDFVQELHDQHDATVLLTTHDMQEAERLCGRIAFLKDGRLVAMGTPEELKRSRPGREMSLEELFFELTGSEWRPHEEAEVEES; this is encoded by the coding sequence TTGCAACAGCCGACCGCCGTCGAGTGTCGACACGTCAGCAAGTACTTCTACGTCCACGACGAGGGCGCCGCCGGAGAGGACGACTCCGCCGGATCGCACGCCGTCGCCGGCTCCAACGGCCGATGGCGGGGCGTGGCGGGCCGGCTGGCGACCATCATCGGCCGCCTGCGTCGGCCGCCTCGCAAGGTGGCCGCCGTGCAGGACCTGTCGCTGTCGGTGCGCCGCGGGGAGATCTTCGGGATCATCGGGCCCAACGGCTCCGGCAAGTCGACGCTGGTGCGGCTGCTGTCGACCCTGTTGCTGCCCGACGAGGGGAGCATCCACGTCTTCGGGCGCGACGTGGTCGCCGAGCAGCGCGAGGTGCGCCGTCTCATCAACCGGGTCTCCGTGGAGGCCGCCTTCTTCAAGAAGCTGTCGGCCCTGGAGAACCTGAGCTACGCCGCGCGGCTGTACGACCTGCCGCCCAAGGAGGCCCGGGAGCGCGCCATCGACATCCTGCGACGCATGGGGCTTCCCCGGGCCAAGCTGGACGCACCCTTGGAGGACCTTTCCCGGGGCATGCAGCAGAAGGTGGCCATCGCCCGAGCTCTGTTCACCGCGCCGGTGCTGCTCCTGCTCGACGAGCCGACGACAGGGCTCGACCCCCGCTCCAAGCGGGAGGTGCAAGACTTCGTGCAGGAGCTGCACGACCAGCACGACGCGACGGTGCTCCTGACGACGCACGACATGCAGGAGGCGGAGCGGCTGTGCGGTCGCATCGCCTTCCTCAAGGACGGTCGTCTGGTCGCCATGGGCACGCCGGAGGAGCTCAAGCGATCACGGCCGGGACGCGAGATGAGCCTGGAGGAGCTGTTCTTCGAGCTGACGGGCAGCGAGTGGCGCCCGCACGAGGAAGCGGAGGTCGAAGAGTCGTGA
- a CDS encoding UvrB/UvrC motif-containing protein — protein MMCQRCGTRPATVHKVRIDNGVKTELHLCEPCARETGELQATPFGATFEELMKSFFDLPFVETGAGQETTTRAATRCPNCGLSWSDFKRLGQLGCSQCYVTFERALRPVLKRLHGATEHAGKRPRERGESLRRRELGRLREELQEAIASEQYERAAQLRDRIRELERGGSDR, from the coding sequence ATGATGTGCCAGCGCTGCGGCACTCGTCCGGCGACCGTGCACAAGGTGCGCATCGACAACGGGGTCAAGACCGAGCTGCACCTGTGCGAGCCCTGCGCCCGCGAGACGGGTGAGCTGCAGGCGACGCCCTTCGGCGCCACCTTCGAGGAGCTGATGAAGTCCTTCTTCGATCTACCCTTCGTGGAGACGGGGGCGGGCCAGGAGACGACGACCCGGGCGGCTACCCGTTGCCCCAACTGCGGGCTGTCGTGGTCGGACTTCAAGCGGCTGGGGCAGCTGGGCTGCAGCCAGTGCTACGTCACCTTCGAACGGGCGCTGCGGCCGGTGCTCAAGCGGCTCCACGGGGCCACGGAGCATGCCGGCAAGCGCCCGCGGGAGCGCGGCGAGTCGCTGCGACGCCGGGAGCTGGGGCGCCTTCGCGAGGAGCTGCAAGAGGCCATCGCCTCCGAACAGTATGAGCGGGCGGCCCAGTTGCGGGATCGCATCCGGGAGCTGGAGAGGGGGGGCAGCGACCGGTGA
- a CDS encoding nucleoside recognition domain-containing protein, which yields MVNWVWAFLLLSGVVLAAARGEPGLVSEAVAAGAGRAVQLAVPLSAAIMLWTGLMQIADDAGLTRWLSRVLLRPARRLFPGVPADDPAMGAILMALSANVLGLGNAATPLGLRAMRELQRLNPDPARASPAMCTLLALSTSSLTMVPTGVIALRAAAGARQPADVLVPTLLATACSTAVALLADAYLRRRYGIRGR from the coding sequence TTGGTCAACTGGGTGTGGGCCTTTTTGCTGCTGTCGGGCGTCGTCCTGGCCGCGGCGCGGGGGGAGCCAGGCCTGGTGTCGGAAGCCGTGGCCGCCGGCGCCGGCCGGGCCGTGCAGCTGGCCGTCCCCCTGTCGGCGGCCATCATGCTCTGGACGGGGCTCATGCAGATCGCCGACGACGCGGGGCTGACCCGGTGGCTCTCTCGGGTGCTGCTGCGGCCGGCACGTCGGCTCTTTCCCGGCGTCCCGGCCGACGACCCCGCGATGGGCGCCATCTTGATGGCCCTCAGCGCCAACGTCCTGGGACTGGGCAACGCAGCCACGCCGCTGGGGCTCAGGGCGATGCGCGAGCTGCAGCGCCTCAACCCCGACCCGGCCCGGGCCTCTCCGGCCATGTGCACGCTTTTGGCGTTGTCGACCTCGAGCCTCACGATGGTGCCGACCGGTGTCATCGCCCTGCGGGCGGCCGCCGGGGCCCGCCAGCCCGCCGACGTCCTGGTGCCCACGCTGCTGGCGACCGCCTGCTCGACGGCGGTGGCCCTGCTGGCCGACGCCTACCTGCGTCGCCGCTACGGCATCCGAGGCAGGTGA
- a CDS encoding protein arginine kinase, whose product MSFEDMVRRHVRGWIVGDGPESDVVLGTRVRLARNVEGIPFPGVATPEQLREVATRCRQAILSLDRASGGPLTFSRMSEIAPLERELLVERHLISPMHTQDVREKALALRDDESVSLMINEEDHLRLQTLFAGFQLEQALDLADRIDDRLSETLEYAFSERVGYLTAWPTNVGTGLRASVMLHLPALALTGMLQQVLSAVARFGVAVRGLYGEGTESVGNIFQISNQVSLGRSEDEILKHLSNLAREVITQERAARQRLVADRAALEDRVWRSYGVLRYSRAITSQEAMQRLSDVRLGIDLGIIKGLDQRILKELLVLIRPAHLQSFMGRELAPAERDVHRAALIRERIRLQEAAQA is encoded by the coding sequence GTGAGCTTCGAGGACATGGTGCGCCGTCACGTCCGGGGGTGGATCGTGGGCGATGGGCCCGAGTCCGACGTGGTCCTGGGCACCCGGGTGCGCCTGGCGCGCAACGTCGAGGGCATCCCCTTCCCCGGCGTCGCCACGCCGGAGCAGCTGCGCGAGGTGGCGACCCGGTGCCGGCAGGCCATCCTGTCCCTCGACCGCGCCTCGGGCGGCCCCCTCACCTTCTCGCGGATGAGCGAGATCGCGCCCCTGGAGCGGGAGCTCCTGGTGGAGCGGCACCTGATCAGCCCCATGCACACCCAGGACGTGCGGGAGAAGGCCCTGGCGCTGCGAGACGACGAGTCGGTCAGCCTCATGATCAACGAGGAGGATCACCTGCGTCTGCAGACGCTGTTCGCGGGCTTCCAGCTCGAGCAGGCCCTGGATCTGGCCGACCGGATCGACGACCGCCTCTCGGAGACGCTGGAGTATGCCTTCTCGGAACGGGTAGGCTACCTGACGGCCTGGCCCACCAACGTCGGCACGGGCTTGAGGGCCTCGGTGATGCTGCACCTGCCCGCCCTGGCCCTCACCGGCATGCTGCAGCAGGTCTTGAGTGCGGTGGCGCGCTTCGGCGTGGCGGTGCGCGGGCTGTACGGCGAGGGGACCGAGTCGGTGGGCAACATCTTCCAGATCTCCAACCAGGTGAGCCTGGGCCGCAGCGAGGACGAGATCCTCAAGCATCTGTCCAATCTGGCTCGCGAGGTCATCACCCAGGAGCGTGCTGCCCGGCAGCGGCTGGTGGCCGACCGGGCCGCCCTGGAGGATCGGGTCTGGCGCTCCTACGGGGTCTTGCGCTACTCTCGGGCCATCACCTCCCAGGAGGCGATGCAGCGGCTCTCCGACGTGCGGCTCGGCATCGACCTGGGTATCATCAAGGGGCTCGACCAGCGCATTCTGAAGGAGCTGCTGGTGCTGATCCGCCCGGCCCATCTCCAGAGCTTCATGGGGCGGGAGCTGGCGCCGGCCGAGCGGGACGTGCACCGGGCGGCTCTGATACGAGAACGCATCCGCCTGCAGGAGGCGGCGCAGGCGTAG
- a CDS encoding CtsR family transcriptional regulator — MASLADAIERHIKELFERTGAPWVEIRRVELAGRFACVPSQITYVLETRFTPRHGYLVESRRGGGGFIRIMRLAPAQPDRASLLQALIERLGDAVTCSEADAVVERLQQARLIGAREAAVWRAAMRSQTEWVPVPALRDRVRAALLRSMLMVRFMEVSDA, encoded by the coding sequence ATGGCTTCGCTGGCCGACGCCATCGAGCGCCACATCAAGGAGCTGTTCGAGCGCACCGGGGCGCCCTGGGTGGAGATCCGGCGGGTCGAGCTGGCGGGGCGGTTCGCGTGCGTGCCGTCGCAGATCACCTACGTGCTGGAGACCCGCTTCACCCCGCGCCACGGCTACCTGGTCGAGAGCCGCCGGGGCGGCGGAGGCTTCATCCGCATCATGCGGCTCGCCCCTGCGCAGCCGGATCGGGCGTCCCTCCTGCAGGCCCTGATCGAGCGGCTGGGTGACGCCGTGACGTGCAGCGAGGCCGATGCTGTGGTGGAGCGCCTGCAGCAGGCCCGGCTCATCGGCGCCCGGGAGGCGGCGGTCTGGCGGGCGGCCATGCGCAGCCAGACGGAGTGGGTGCCCGTCCCGGCCCTCCGGGACCGGGTACGGGCGGCGCTGCTGCGGAGCATGCTGATGGTGCGGTTCATGGAGGTCAGCGACGCGTAG
- a CDS encoding spore maturation protein, with the protein MTPAWLDGVARWTVPVMIGLIVGIGAARGVPVYESFVRGARSGLAVTLRVLPYMVAMLSATELFQQSGAMDLVMAPLHPLTAWLGIPAVVLPMAVIRPLSGSAASGYLAHLLQTHGPDSLVGRLASVMQGSTETTLYVITVYLGSVGIRDPRWALTAGLLADAAGFAASVMAVRFMGWQ; encoded by the coding sequence ATGACCCCCGCGTGGCTGGACGGGGTGGCGCGCTGGACCGTCCCCGTCATGATCGGCCTCATCGTCGGCATCGGCGCGGCCCGGGGCGTGCCGGTCTACGAGAGCTTCGTGCGAGGCGCCAGGAGCGGGCTCGCCGTCACGCTGCGGGTCCTGCCCTACATGGTGGCGATGCTGTCGGCCACGGAGCTCTTCCAGCAGTCGGGCGCCATGGACCTGGTCATGGCGCCGTTGCACCCGCTGACCGCATGGCTCGGCATCCCTGCAGTCGTCCTGCCGATGGCCGTCATCCGCCCCCTCTCCGGCTCCGCCGCGTCGGGCTACCTGGCGCACCTCCTGCAGACGCACGGCCCCGACTCGCTGGTGGGGCGGCTGGCCTCGGTCATGCAGGGGAGCACCGAGACCACCCTCTACGTCATCACCGTCTACCTGGGGTCGGTGGGCATCCGGGATCCCCGGTGGGCCCTGACGGCCGGCCTGCTGGCCGATGCCGCCGGATTCGCAGCCTCGGTGATGGCCGTGCGCTTCATGGGCTGGCAGTAA